One Treponema pectinovorum DNA segment encodes these proteins:
- a CDS encoding DNA topoisomerase IV subunit A: MAFVKNLFDKNFIEYASYVIRDRAIPDLEDGLKPVQRRIMHTLFEVDDGYFQKVSFIVGRTMKYHPHGDASIYGALVNLANKEIFIEKQGNFGNKFTGDGPSAGRYIESRVHPLAKDFLVINPNITHYIPNYDGRDKEPEVYRAKIPLVLIMGAEGIAVGMSTKILPYNIKEVLQAEIKCLKGEKFQIYPDSSTGGLIDVSSYNDGNGKIITRAKFDTSDEKKIIITELPLDTNAKDLLTSIDNAYKAGKIKISSVDNFTTDHCCIEIKLPRGVYANDVVDSLYAYTDCEKTISCQMLVIKDNMPVSMTATQIIDFYSKKLTLIIKDELEYERSQLTEKLHIRTLERIFIEERIYKSIETKKTQEDVTKAVYKGFVPFKDELVREITDEDVEHLLQIPIRRISLYDINKNRAEVQAINARLKEIVKLLKNLTACAIGYLETMLEKFNSFSPALLERKTQIKSFSAVDVKAVAKSDLSLRYDEKGYLGTAVSGGQELRKVSAFDRILVMRRNGMYTVCDVPQKMFVDKELFFCEVADKEIINKILFTVIFRDPETKFCYIKRCRIISWIMNRDYFIAPDGMEVLHIDTREKFSFTLNYEKKPRIKILEEKFKAGDFEEKGLKTLGVRLCTKEVDSVKVDGAQMELFN, encoded by the coding sequence ATGGCATTTGTAAAAAATCTTTTTGATAAAAATTTTATTGAATACGCTTCTTATGTAATTCGCGACAGAGCGATTCCAGATTTGGAAGACGGATTAAAACCTGTTCAAAGGCGAATCATGCACACTCTTTTTGAAGTTGATGACGGATATTTTCAGAAGGTGAGTTTTATAGTTGGGCGAACGATGAAGTATCATCCTCATGGCGATGCTTCTATTTACGGAGCGCTTGTAAATCTTGCAAACAAAGAAATCTTTATAGAAAAACAGGGTAACTTTGGGAATAAATTTACAGGCGACGGTCCTTCTGCTGGTCGTTATATAGAAAGTCGTGTTCATCCTCTTGCAAAAGATTTTCTGGTTATAAATCCCAACATAACGCATTATATTCCAAATTATGACGGTCGCGACAAAGAGCCAGAAGTCTATCGCGCAAAAATTCCTCTGGTTTTGATTATGGGCGCGGAAGGTATTGCGGTTGGAATGAGCACAAAAATTCTTCCATACAATATAAAAGAAGTTTTGCAAGCGGAAATAAAATGTTTAAAAGGCGAAAAATTCCAAATCTATCCAGATTCGTCTACAGGCGGTTTGATTGATGTTTCTTCTTACAACGACGGAAATGGAAAAATAATAACTCGCGCAAAGTTTGACACAAGCGATGAGAAGAAAATTATCATCACCGAACTTCCTTTGGATACAAACGCAAAAGACCTTTTGACATCAATCGACAACGCTTATAAGGCAGGCAAAATCAAAATAAGTTCTGTAGATAACTTTACGACCGACCACTGTTGTATCGAAATAAAACTTCCGAGGGGAGTTTATGCAAACGACGTTGTGGATTCTCTTTATGCCTACACCGACTGCGAAAAGACAATTTCATGTCAAATGCTTGTGATAAAAGACAATATGCCGGTTTCGATGACTGCGACTCAAATCATCGACTTTTATTCAAAAAAATTGACTCTCATAATAAAAGACGAGCTTGAATACGAGCGTTCCCAACTCACCGAAAAATTGCACATCCGCACGCTTGAGAGGATTTTTATAGAAGAGCGAATTTATAAATCTATAGAAACGAAAAAAACTCAGGAAGATGTTACAAAAGCTGTTTACAAGGGATTTGTTCCTTTTAAAGATGAGCTTGTGCGAGAGATTACAGATGAAGATGTAGAACATCTTTTGCAAATTCCTATAAGGAGAATCTCGCTTTACGACATAAATAAAAATCGTGCAGAAGTTCAGGCGATAAATGCACGTTTAAAAGAGATTGTAAAACTTTTAAAGAATTTAACGGCTTGTGCAATCGGTTATCTTGAAACAATGCTCGAAAAGTTCAATTCATTTTCGCCTGCGCTCTTGGAACGAAAAACACAGATAAAGAGCTTTTCTGCTGTCGATGTAAAAGCGGTTGCAAAATCGGATTTAAGCCTGCGTTACGACGAAAAAGGCTATCTTGGAACTGCGGTTTCTGGTGGTCAGGAATTGCGCAAGGTTTCTGCGTTTGACAGAATTCTCGTGATGAGACGCAATGGAATGTATACGGTTTGCGATGTTCCTCAAAAAATGTTTGTCGATAAAGAACTCTTTTTTTGCGAAGTTGCGGATAAAGAGATTATCAATAAGATTTTGTTTACGGTTATATTCCGCGATCCTGAAACAAAATTTTGCTATATAAAGCGATGCAGAATAATCAGCTGGATAATGAACAGGGATTATTTTATCGCTCCAGACGGAATGGAAGTTTTGCACATAGATACAAGAGAAAAATTCTCGTTCACGCTCAATTACGAAAAAAAGCCACGGATTAAAATCTTAGAAGAGAAATTTAAAGCTGGTGATTTTGAAGAAAAAGGCTTAAAAACTTTGGGCGTTAGATTGTGTACAAAGGAAGTTGATTCGGTTAAAGTAGACGGCGCACAGATGGAGTTATTTAATTAA
- a CDS encoding IMPACT family protein, which produces MKILLKAAPKEITIKGSRFLGEIFFVEDALKVRSVLKSQKQKYSDSTHVCHAFIIGKNAEIMGMSDDGEPGGTAGRPILDLLKGRKLTNVLLTVTRWFGGVLLGTGGLVHAYSDCAKACLDASEFEELIEKSKFSFTADYSIFQSLKKEFENWSLYDFKQEFFENVKAYGMIAKSDSQNFAKSILEKSNGLVIVNII; this is translated from the coding sequence ATGAAAATCCTTTTAAAAGCGGCTCCTAAAGAAATCACGATAAAAGGCTCTCGTTTTTTGGGTGAAATTTTTTTTGTAGAAGATGCTTTAAAAGTTCGTTCAGTATTAAAATCTCAAAAACAAAAATATTCTGACTCAACTCATGTTTGCCATGCTTTTATAATTGGAAAAAACGCAGAAATCATGGGAATGAGCGATGACGGAGAACCTGGCGGAACTGCGGGCAGACCGATTTTAGATTTACTAAAGGGGCGAAAACTTACGAATGTTTTGCTCACCGTAACCAGATGGTTTGGCGGAGTTTTGCTTGGAACAGGCGGACTTGTTCACGCATATTCTGACTGTGCAAAAGCGTGTCTGGATGCGAGCGAGTTTGAAGAACTCATCGAAAAATCAAAATTTTCTTTTACTGCTGACTATTCGATATTTCAATCGTTAAAAAAAGAATTTGAAAACTGGAGTCTGTACGATTTTAAGCAGGAGTTTTTTGAAAATGTAAAAGCCTATGGAATGATTGCAAAATCGGATTCACAAAACTTTGCAAAGTCTATTTTAGAAAAATCTAATGGGCTTGTTATTGTAAATATAATTTGA
- a CDS encoding ABC transporter substrate-binding protein, with protein MKKIALKIGAIALAITAIAGCTKKTVEQTINTKVGIIQLIEHPALDKNCRGFIDGLAEAGYVNGKNIVIDIHNAQGDQGNCVTIANKLINDKDDLIFAIATPAAQAVANLTKNIPILVSAITDPESAKLVKSNKMPETNVSGTSDLTPVEAQIKLLKEILPSAKTIGLMYCSSEQNSIFQIDLAKKACHSQGLSFIEGSVSNSNEIQQVTQSLVGKVDAIYIPTDNMLAAGIATVAMVANQNKIPTICGEEGMVKSGGLCTYGVDYYELGKQTAKMAVEILTGSANPANMPIQYVDKYNFYKNVETEMVLGLKLPENL; from the coding sequence ATGAAAAAAATCGCTCTTAAAATTGGAGCAATCGCTTTAGCAATAACCGCCATTGCAGGTTGCACAAAAAAAACGGTTGAGCAAACTATTAACACCAAAGTTGGCATTATACAGTTGATTGAACATCCTGCTTTGGATAAAAATTGTCGAGGTTTTATAGATGGCCTTGCAGAAGCAGGGTATGTAAACGGTAAAAACATAGTTATTGATATTCACAATGCTCAAGGTGATCAGGGAAACTGTGTTACTATTGCGAACAAACTTATAAACGACAAAGATGATTTGATTTTTGCCATTGCAACTCCAGCGGCTCAAGCAGTTGCAAATCTCACAAAGAATATTCCAATTTTAGTTTCTGCTATAACAGATCCTGAATCTGCAAAACTCGTAAAATCAAACAAAATGCCTGAAACAAATGTTTCTGGTACTTCTGACCTTACTCCAGTTGAAGCACAGATAAAACTACTAAAGGAAATTTTGCCGTCTGCAAAAACCATAGGTTTGATGTATTGCTCAAGCGAGCAAAATTCCATTTTTCAGATAGATTTGGCAAAAAAAGCTTGTCACTCTCAAGGACTTTCCTTTATTGAAGGTTCGGTTTCCAATTCTAATGAAATTCAGCAGGTAACGCAGAGCCTTGTTGGAAAAGTCGATGCAATTTACATTCCTACCGACAATATGCTTGCCGCTGGAATAGCAACAGTTGCAATGGTTGCAAATCAAAATAAAATTCCAACAATTTGTGGCGAAGAAGGCATGGTAAAATCTGGTGGGCTTTGTACATACGGCGTAGATTACTATGAACTTGGAAAGCAAACTGCAAAAATGGCTGTAGAGATTTTAACTGGAAGTGCAAATCCTGCAAATATGCCAATTCAATATGTAGATAAATACAATTTCTATAAAAATGTTGAAACAGAAATGGTTCTTGGATTAAAATTGCCAGAAAATCTTTAA
- a CDS encoding sensor histidine kinase produces the protein MIKNNSVVFRLSVKFASVLALTVLSIIFIFFLILRFFNRKQELVGFMRNANMIERALVSEDIDFLDRKLSEIPFFISYVIYENSSGFILREKNNRLGILNETGGKPISLIARRQNSSEPLQIIYITKRCILSDGKIFIIQLAQNTNIQAGNRFILNMLSWLAISSIPVLLISFLISIYMTKSTLLPVVKITNAAASISSTNLDKRLPESGKKDELDNLAKTFNTLFSKLKTDFERERSFTSNVSHELKTPLAVILGQANLLRRWGKNDSEQLEKSLGIIIQETNSMQSIIKNLLQLGTLENKKIELNIKAIDINLFFKRLKEEFKSVNPNCVIKFSQDVLRQICTDEELLHQVFVCVISNSIKFVKENPKIHLRCIQDDKKNIFEIDDNGQGFNKEVLPHVFERFYRGDSSHNRAVGGSGLGLSIAQAIVEEALNGKIECGNSANGGALVKITLIQK, from the coding sequence ATGATAAAAAACAATTCCGTTGTATTTAGGCTCTCAGTAAAGTTTGCTTCGGTACTCGCGCTTACAGTTCTTTCGATTATATTCATATTTTTTTTAATTTTGAGATTTTTTAACAGAAAGCAAGAACTTGTTGGATTTATGCGAAATGCAAATATGATTGAACGCGCACTAGTTTCTGAAGACATAGATTTTTTAGACAGAAAACTTTCGGAAATACCATTTTTCATATCTTACGTGATATACGAAAATTCTTCTGGTTTTATACTTCGCGAAAAAAATAACAGGCTTGGAATATTAAATGAAACTGGCGGAAAACCCATTTCGCTAATCGCAAGGCGACAAAATTCTTCTGAACCTTTGCAGATTATCTACATAACAAAAAGGTGCATTTTATCCGACGGAAAGATATTTATCATACAACTCGCGCAAAACACAAACATACAGGCAGGAAATCGTTTTATTTTAAATATGCTTTCGTGGCTTGCAATCTCTTCAATTCCTGTCCTTCTAATATCTTTTTTAATTTCTATTTACATGACAAAAAGCACTTTGCTTCCTGTTGTAAAAATCACGAATGCCGCCGCTTCTATAAGTTCCACAAATCTCGACAAGAGACTTCCTGAATCTGGCAAAAAAGATGAATTAGACAATTTGGCAAAGACGTTTAACACACTTTTTTCAAAGTTAAAAACCGATTTTGAGCGCGAACGCAGTTTTACGAGCAATGTTAGTCATGAATTAAAGACTCCACTTGCCGTCATTTTGGGGCAAGCAAATCTTTTAAGGCGGTGGGGAAAAAACGACTCTGAACAGCTTGAAAAATCGCTCGGCATAATTATTCAAGAAACAAATTCGATGCAATCCATAATAAAAAATCTTCTTCAACTGGGAACTTTAGAAAACAAAAAAATTGAATTGAATATAAAAGCAATCGATATAAATTTGTTTTTTAAAAGGCTCAAAGAAGAATTTAAATCCGTAAATCCCAACTGCGTAATAAAATTTTCTCAAGACGTTTTACGGCAAATATGCACAGACGAGGAACTTTTACATCAAGTTTTCGTTTGCGTAATATCAAACAGCATCAAATTCGTAAAAGAAAACCCAAAAATACATTTGCGCTGCATTCAAGATGATAAAAAAAACATTTTTGAAATAGACGACAATGGACAAGGTTTTAACAAAGAAGTTTTACCTCATGTTTTTGAGCGATTCTATAGAGGAGACTCTAGCCATAACAGAGCCGTCGGTGGCAGCGGACTTGGTTTGAGCATAGCTCAGGCTATTGTAGAAGAAGCTTTAAACGGAAAAATTGAATGTGGGAATTCGGCAAACGGTGGAGCGTTGGTAAAAATCACCTTGATCCAAAAATAA
- a CDS encoding response regulator transcription factor produces the protein MEKILIVEDDEGISDFVNAELKHEGYTTCTAFDGRSALEEFEKQKPDLIILDVMLPELSGLEVLRRIRKVSSVPVIMVTARGETYDKVNGLNAGADDYIPKPFEIEELLARMNAVLRRATGQSSKTAILKNGNLELNSDNMKVLLCEKELNLSKTEYLMLKFFMENKEKVMSRSQIIDAIWGKGHFIDENTIDVYVGYLRSKIDQNEGLEYIKTIRGYGYMMVCIN, from the coding sequence ATGGAAAAAATACTGATAGTGGAAGATGACGAGGGAATTTCAGACTTTGTAAATGCAGAACTAAAACACGAAGGATACACAACTTGCACCGCTTTTGACGGAAGAAGTGCTTTAGAAGAATTTGAAAAACAAAAACCAGATTTAATTATTTTAGATGTGATGCTGCCAGAATTGAGTGGTCTTGAAGTTTTGCGACGCATAAGAAAAGTTTCTTCTGTTCCTGTTATTATGGTAACGGCAAGGGGCGAAACTTACGACAAAGTAAACGGCTTAAACGCAGGGGCGGACGATTACATCCCAAAACCTTTTGAAATAGAAGAGCTGCTTGCAAGAATGAATGCGGTTTTAAGAAGAGCAACAGGGCAATCATCAAAAACTGCCATTTTAAAAAACGGAAATTTAGAATTAAACAGCGACAACATGAAAGTTTTGCTGTGTGAAAAAGAATTGAATCTTTCAAAAACAGAATATCTAATGCTAAAATTTTTTATGGAAAATAAAGAAAAAGTTATGAGCCGCTCGCAAATAATAGATGCAATTTGGGGAAAAGGACATTTTATAGACGAAAACACTATAGATGTTTACGTTGGCTATTTGCGCTCAAAAATTGACCAGAATGAAGGCCTTGAATACATAAAGACGATTCGTGGTTATGGCTACATGATGGTGTGCATAAATTAA
- a CDS encoding sensor domain-containing diguanylate cyclase, translated as MSVRKDGKLRLSFKLTISFCIAFSAIVLVYTQKKNYAYKRERCQILTVTAATMFQSDMKKSIYINDVISTLLIETDGNISKFEKIIEKIILNNPSIERIQLAPKGIITDSFPPSVYDKKGKNMFESPITKESSNKSMNTREAYLLGPITFDSGKIILISGKPIFLESKNDAESFWGFSIIHLGVSNLFSKASLEFLNNSGYAYSLWRADPKTGTIQYIAKNTTTSIKNPCETVFAVADTWWTLSTAPKDGWINPRFMIFEILVALILSISISFGTVFVLSIKDREAVLENLSYRDSLTNLYNSRKFLMTLRDLSKTQKPYTLIYMDLNGFKNINDTLGHEAGDKVLIIVARRLCNCIKENDAAFRIGGDEFTIILQGANSSKFIEDIIQRIRTSIGREIVLDTTRLKMQCSAGYSRCPDESRDFEELIKIADKNMYLDKKRFANKRNEDGKNTDSGR; from the coding sequence ATGTCAGTAAGAAAAGACGGAAAATTGAGACTCTCATTTAAGTTGACAATTTCTTTCTGTATTGCGTTTTCTGCCATAGTTTTGGTTTACACCCAAAAAAAGAACTACGCTTACAAAAGAGAGCGTTGTCAAATATTGACTGTAACAGCTGCCACAATGTTCCAGTCCGACATGAAAAAAAGCATTTACATCAACGATGTAATCTCCACCTTACTCATAGAAACAGACGGAAATATTTCTAAATTCGAAAAAATAATTGAAAAAATCATTTTAAATAATCCTTCAATAGAGCGCATTCAACTTGCACCCAAAGGCATAATTACGGATTCTTTTCCTCCATCTGTTTACGATAAAAAAGGGAAAAATATGTTTGAAAGCCCTATTACAAAAGAAAGTTCAAACAAATCCATGAACACAAGAGAAGCGTATCTATTAGGACCTATAACTTTTGACAGCGGAAAAATAATTCTAATTTCTGGTAAGCCAATTTTTTTAGAATCAAAAAACGATGCGGAATCTTTTTGGGGATTTTCGATAATTCATTTGGGAGTTTCAAATCTTTTTTCAAAAGCATCTCTGGAATTTTTAAATAATTCTGGTTATGCATACAGCCTTTGGCGAGCAGACCCAAAAACAGGAACCATTCAATATATCGCAAAAAACACAACGACGAGCATAAAAAATCCGTGCGAAACAGTATTTGCAGTTGCCGATACCTGGTGGACACTTTCTACGGCACCAAAAGATGGCTGGATAAATCCAAGGTTTATGATTTTTGAAATTCTTGTGGCGCTTATCCTTTCTATTTCAATTTCGTTTGGCACTGTTTTTGTATTAAGCATAAAAGATAGAGAAGCTGTACTAGAAAACCTTTCTTACCGCGACTCACTGACAAATCTCTACAATTCTAGAAAATTTCTGATGACTTTGCGCGATTTAAGCAAAACTCAAAAACCATACACGCTTATATACATGGATTTAAATGGTTTTAAAAACATAAACGACACTTTAGGTCACGAAGCTGGTGACAAAGTTCTTATAATTGTTGCAAGAAGGCTTTGCAACTGCATAAAAGAAAATGATGCAGCATTTAGAATTGGAGGAGATGAATTTACAATAATTTTACAAGGTGCAAACAGTTCAAAATTTATAGAAGATATAATACAAAGAATAAGAACTTCAATCGGGAGAGAAATAGTCCTCGATACTACAAGATTAAAAATGCAATGCAGCGCAGGATATTCACGCTGCCCTGACGAAAGCAGAGATTTTGAAGAACTTATAAAGATTGCCGACAAAAATATGTATCTCGATAAAAAACGTTTTGCAAACAAAAGGAATGAAGATGGAAAAAATACTGATAGTGGAAGATGA
- a CDS encoding ABC transporter permease, with protein sequence MNIFSIFLAMHGAVAQGVLWAVMTLGVYLTFRILNIADMTCDGSFALGGSVCAVMVMQNFNPYIALFAAFLTGLLAGGVTGFLHTKLKIQELLAGILSMTALYSVNIRIMGRSNTPLIGATTVMNQLQNLFPKMSPNMASLLTGILFCAVLIVVLYWFCGTEIGSCLRATGNNANMVRAMGVDTDKIKILGLMLSNGLIALSGALVAQSQGYGDVGMGTGTLVIGLASIVLGEAIFGKFSKKLPFWFTLMSVIFGSIVYRIVIAVVLQLGLKSSDLKLLTSIIITIALAIPIIKQHSSRLSGKVYSKKA encoded by the coding sequence ATGAATATTTTTAGTATCTTTTTAGCGATGCACGGCGCTGTTGCTCAGGGCGTTTTATGGGCAGTTATGACTTTGGGAGTTTATCTCACTTTTAGGATTTTAAATATTGCGGATATGACTTGCGACGGAAGTTTTGCGTTAGGTGGTTCTGTTTGTGCCGTTATGGTTATGCAGAATTTTAATCCATATATTGCGCTTTTTGCCGCTTTTTTAACTGGACTTTTGGCAGGTGGCGTTACTGGATTTTTGCACACGAAATTGAAGATTCAAGAACTTTTGGCGGGAATACTTTCTATGACGGCTTTGTATTCCGTTAACATACGCATAATGGGAAGGTCAAATACACCTTTGATTGGAGCGACAACTGTTATGAATCAACTTCAAAATCTATTCCCAAAAATGAGTCCTAATATGGCTTCTCTTTTAACTGGAATTTTGTTTTGTGCGGTTCTAATTGTGGTTTTATATTGGTTTTGTGGAACAGAGATTGGTTCTTGCTTACGCGCAACTGGAAACAATGCAAACATGGTTCGTGCAATGGGCGTAGATACAGACAAAATTAAAATTTTAGGTCTAATGCTTTCTAACGGACTTATAGCATTGAGCGGGGCTTTGGTTGCACAGAGCCAAGGTTATGGCGACGTTGGAATGGGAACTGGAACGCTGGTAATCGGTCTTGCTTCTATAGTTTTGGGCGAGGCGATTTTTGGTAAATTTTCAAAAAAACTTCCATTTTGGTTTACGCTGATGTCTGTAATTTTTGGTTCAATCGTTTATCGCATAGTTATTGCAGTTGTTCTTCAGCTTGGGTTAAAATCCAGCGATTTAAAACTTTTGACTTCTATCATCATCACGATTGCACTTGCTATTCCAATAATAAAACAGCACAGTTCTCGCCTTTCTGGCAAAGTTTACTCAAAAAAAGCCTGA
- a CDS encoding ABC transporter ATP-binding protein: MLKITNVTKTFNPGTITEKKALLGIDLNLEDGDFVTVIGGNGAGKSTLLNLIAGVYTCDTGSIELNGIDITCMPEFRRAKYLGRVFQDPMLGTASNMEIEENLAMALRRGKNRTLAWGIKNSERELYREKLALLDLDLETRMKSKVGLLSGGQRQALTLLMATLQKPKLLLLDEHTAALDPKTATRVLDLTEKFVEKDRLTTFMVTHNMRHAIQYGNRLIMMMKGRIIYDVRGEEKKNLKVEDLLEKFGAAGELNDRMVLGN; the protein is encoded by the coding sequence ATGCTTAAAATAACGAATGTAACAAAAACTTTTAATCCAGGAACGATAACTGAAAAAAAAGCACTTCTTGGAATAGATTTAAATCTTGAAGATGGCGATTTTGTAACTGTCATTGGCGGAAATGGGGCAGGAAAATCCACCTTATTGAATTTGATAGCAGGAGTTTACACTTGCGATACAGGTTCAATTGAATTGAATGGAATAGATATAACTTGTATGCCAGAATTTCGCAGGGCGAAATATTTGGGCAGAGTTTTTCAGGATCCCATGCTGGGAACTGCCTCAAATATGGAAATTGAAGAAAATCTTGCCATGGCATTGCGCCGAGGAAAAAACCGAACTCTTGCATGGGGAATTAAAAACAGTGAGCGAGAACTTTATCGTGAAAAACTTGCTCTTTTAGACTTAGACCTTGAAACTCGCATGAAAAGCAAGGTTGGTCTTCTTTCTGGAGGTCAAAGGCAGGCTCTAACACTTTTGATGGCAACTCTCCAAAAACCGAAGCTTTTACTTTTGGATGAACATACCGCAGCACTAGATCCAAAAACTGCAACTCGCGTTTTAGATCTTACAGAGAAATTTGTTGAAAAGGATAGGCTTACAACATTTATGGTTACACACAATATGCGTCACGCAATTCAATATGGAAATCGCCTTATAATGATGATGAAAGGTCGAATAATCTATGATGTGCGTGGTGAAGAAAAGAAAAATCTTAAGGTTGAAGATTTGCTTGAAAAATTTGGAGCAGCAGGCGAGTTGAACGACAGGATGGTTTTGGGGAACTAA
- a CDS encoding alpha/beta hydrolase — translation MKKLFALALSTLFLTLTFAQEKVYLWSKKTGPGSQDLKIEQTVVERGGGNVYDRAILGVTQPYFEVHKPTTVNQFNKTGILIIPGGAYQRVVYDKEGLDYAKGYNEAGFSCFILVYRTPNDNHKDKETVPLADAQRAIRLIKERAEEFGVDSNKIGVMGSSAGGHLAATLSTRWTDEVYKMQDKADKQKDGSWTDARPAFQLLMYPVITMQEKIAHEGSRKALLGNSPDQNMQDFFSCEKLVTDKTPIAWLCAAVNDKSVNPENNLIPYWTALKKANVQSELHIFPASGHGFGIRGASGTARQWQNLSIEWLKTYVK, via the coding sequence ATGAAAAAATTATTTGCACTGGCTCTAAGCACTTTGTTTTTGACTTTGACTTTTGCACAGGAGAAAGTTTATCTCTGGTCGAAAAAGACAGGACCTGGTTCGCAGGATTTAAAAATTGAACAGACAGTTGTTGAACGCGGTGGTGGCAATGTTTACGACAGGGCGATTTTAGGAGTTACTCAGCCTTATTTTGAAGTTCATAAACCGACAACAGTAAATCAATTCAATAAAACAGGGATTTTGATAATTCCTGGAGGCGCATACCAAAGGGTTGTTTACGATAAAGAGGGCTTGGATTACGCAAAAGGTTATAATGAAGCGGGATTTTCCTGTTTTATCCTGGTTTACAGAACTCCAAACGACAATCACAAAGACAAAGAAACAGTTCCCCTTGCCGACGCTCAAAGAGCAATCAGGCTTATAAAAGAGAGAGCCGAAGAATTTGGTGTGGATTCAAATAAGATTGGAGTTATGGGGTCTTCTGCTGGCGGACATCTTGCAGCAACTCTTTCTACTCGCTGGACAGACGAAGTATACAAAATGCAGGATAAAGCGGATAAACAAAAAGACGGTTCGTGGACAGACGCAAGACCTGCGTTTCAACTTTTGATGTATCCAGTTATAACGATGCAAGAAAAAATCGCACACGAAGGAAGCAGAAAGGCTTTGCTAGGAAATTCTCCAGACCAAAATATGCAGGATTTTTTTTCCTGCGAAAAACTCGTAACAGACAAGACCCCTATCGCTTGGCTTTGTGCTGCAGTAAACGATAAATCCGTAAATCCAGAAAACAATTTGATACCGTATTGGACAGCCTTAAAAAAAGCAAATGTTCAATCAGAATTACACATCTTTCCTGCAAGCGGACACGGTTTTGGCATAAGGGGAGCTTCTGGCACTGCTCGCCAATGGCAAAATCTTTCGATAGAGTGGCTTAAAACCTATGTAAAATAA
- a CDS encoding CHY zinc finger protein — MGSKIIYGKLIDSKGRCVHYGTELDIIANKCSRCNKFYACYKCHDECENHKFEPVQKEEKGSVMCGVCKKTFSYSEYSNFCFCPRCKSNFNPRCALHKDIYSK, encoded by the coding sequence ATGGGATCAAAAATCATTTACGGAAAATTGATAGACTCTAAAGGAAGATGTGTCCACTATGGAACAGAATTGGACATAATTGCAAACAAGTGTTCCAGATGCAACAAATTTTACGCCTGCTATAAATGCCACGACGAATGCGAAAATCATAAATTTGAACCTGTACAAAAGGAAGAAAAAGGCAGCGTAATGTGCGGAGTTTGCAAAAAGACTTTCAGTTACAGCGAATATTCAAATTTTTGTTTTTGCCCGAGATGCAAAAGCAATTTTAATCCAAGATGTGCTCTGCACAAAGACATATATTCAAAATAG
- a CDS encoding biotin transporter BioY, protein MDKKIFRSAVVAFFAAIICATSFFRIPIPGLVSGIVIQNAVCIMTAVLLGGFLGAAPTTLFFVVGVLGLPIFSGGQGGFQVLMNINGGFRIGWVLGAFVASLIAGRPALSEKHLSVKSVIRLCVAVFVGMLLLYFPEIFYVVGFKSGELGVGGALKLFFTAFFAPFLFVDFLKAVFVILISLKIRPVVALYLYDEKKNDERS, encoded by the coding sequence ATGGACAAGAAAATTTTTCGTTCTGCTGTAGTTGCATTTTTTGCTGCAATAATTTGTGCTACAAGTTTTTTTAGAATTCCAATTCCGGGGCTCGTAAGCGGAATAGTTATTCAAAATGCGGTTTGCATAATGACCGCAGTTTTGCTTGGTGGTTTTTTAGGTGCAGCACCTACAACTTTATTTTTTGTTGTTGGTGTTTTAGGACTTCCGATTTTTTCTGGCGGACAGGGCGGATTTCAGGTTTTGATGAATATAAACGGCGGTTTTAGAATTGGCTGGGTATTGGGTGCTTTTGTTGCGTCTTTAATCGCAGGCAGGCCAGCTTTAAGTGAAAAACATCTTTCTGTAAAAAGCGTTATAAGGCTTTGCGTTGCGGTTTTTGTCGGAATGCTTTTGCTTTATTTTCCTGAAATATTTTACGTTGTAGGTTTTAAAAGTGGTGAACTTGGAGTTGGCGGAGCTTTAAAACTTTTCTTTACTGCATTTTTTGCACCTTTTTTATTTGTAGATTTTTTAAAAGCTGTTTTTGTAATTCTCATTTCATTGAAAATTCGCCCTGTAGTAGCACTCTATCTCTACGACGAAAAGAAAAACGATGAACGCTCTTGA